CGGAAGTTCGGATTACGGCGTTCGGCGAACGACGCCAGCCCCTCCTGCAGGTCGGCGGTGCGTGACACCACCTCCTGCGCCCAAGCCTCCTGCTCGAAGGCACGATCGCGCCCCGACTCCGAGGACACCGAGAGTAGTCGCTTAGTCAGCGACAGCATCACCGTCGGCCCGGCGGCGAGGCGCCCGACGATCTGCTCGGCGACCGCATCGGTGTCCTCTGGGTTGGTCACGCGATTGACCAGTCCGAGCCGCTCGCAGGTGGACGCGTCGACGGGCTCGCCGAGCATCAGCAATTCGGTGGCCTTGCGTAGCCCCACGATCCGGGTCAGCAGGTGTATGGCACCGGAGTCCGGCAGGATCCCGCGGTGGACGAACGCTTCGACAAGCTTTGCGCCGCTGGACATCACGACGAGATCGCACGCCAAGACGAGACTGGCACCCGCGCCCGCAGCGGTTCCCTTGATTGCGGCGACCACGGGCTTGTCGCAGTCCAACACGGACGCGACCAACCGCTGCCATCCCTGCTGGAGCATGCGGGCGACATCGCCCGGACGCCGCTCGGTGGCCAGGCTCGGGGTGGCTGCTGCGTCTTGAGCCTGCGGCGCCAATCCCGCCCCCGCGCAGAAGTGTCGGTCACCGCTTGCGCTTAGCAGGACGGCACGGACCGCTGGATCATTGTGCGCTTGGATGAAGGCGTCGGTCAGCGCGTCACGCGCCAAGGGCGACAACGAGTTTCCGACATCTGACCGATCGATGGTAATGCGTTGCACTCCGTTGTCATCGACGACGACACGGATGCCGGATGCCTCGTTGCTCATCTTCTCTTCCCTGCGTTAACGGCGTTTCCGCTTTTCGGGTATCTTAATTTCCATGTCTGAGAGCGGCCAGATTTCCGACGAGGGACTGGCCCGGTTGCGGGCCACCATCGGTATCGCCGTCCCGCACACTCAGCCACCGCACTACGTGCGCCCGAACGAGGACAGCTTCCGCCACGTCGCGGAGAGTTACGGCGACGCCAACCCGCTGTGGGCCGATCCCGAGTACGCCGCGAAATCCGTGTGGGGCGAGTCGATCGCACCGCCGGCTCTCGTAGGCGGTGACACTCTCATCGGTGAGGACGAGGTCACTACACTCTCCGAGGATGATCGCGCGTTGACCAAAGGCGATCCGTTGCGCGGCGTTCACGCGTTTTACGCATCGTCGTCGCGCGAGTGGTGGGCACCACTTAAGGCAAATCACCGCGTCTTCCGTCGCAACGCACTTGTCGCGGCGCTGGACAAAAGCAGCGAATTCGCCGAGCGCGCAGTCCACGAATGGTCGGCGCAGGTGTTCCGCGACGACGAAGGCGTCATCCTCGGTGGCCAGTACCGCAACATG
The sequence above is a segment of the Candidatus Mycobacterium wuenschmannii genome. Coding sequences within it:
- a CDS encoding enoyl-CoA hydratase/isomerase family protein; this translates as MSNEASGIRVVVDDNGVQRITIDRSDVGNSLSPLARDALTDAFIQAHNDPAVRAVLLSASGDRHFCAGAGLAPQAQDAAATPSLATERRPGDVARMLQQGWQRLVASVLDCDKPVVAAIKGTAAGAGASLVLACDLVVMSSGAKLVEAFVHRGILPDSGAIHLLTRIVGLRKATELLMLGEPVDASTCERLGLVNRVTNPEDTDAVAEQIVGRLAAGPTVMLSLTKRLLSVSSESGRDRAFEQEAWAQEVVSRTADLQEGLASFAERRNPNFRGR